In the genome of Oncorhynchus mykiss isolate Arlee chromosome 30, USDA_OmykA_1.1, whole genome shotgun sequence, the window caggtagagagagtcaaccaggatgtgggcaggtttctgcagtcctattgccaggaccggccagcgGAGTGGGCGGTGTTCGTGCCCTGGGCTGAGATGGCGCAGAACTCgcttcgccactcctccactaacctctacCCCTTTCAGTGCATATTGGGGTACCAGTCGGTTCTGGCgccgtggcatcagagtcagactgaGGCTCCTGCAGTGGACGACTGGTTCAGGTGCGCGGAGGAGACATGGCAGGCCGCCCATGTTCACCTCCAGCGAGCCGCGCTGCGCCAAAAGACCAGCGTGGACCGTCACCGTAGTGAGACCACggtgtttgcaccgggggaccgggtctggctctcgacccaaaacctgcccctccgcctgccctgccggaagcttggtccgcggtttgtggggccttTCAACGTCCTGAGGAGGGtgaacgaggtgtgttacagatTACAGCTTCCCTCTGATTACTGTATTAACCcttcgttccatgtgtctctcctcaggccggtggtggctggtctgctccaggaatctgaggtgcgggaggtttcTCCACCCcttctggacatcgagggggcccagGCGTACTCCGTTCATTCCATCTTGGATTTGAGGTGTCGGGCagggggccttcagtacctcgtggagtgggaggggtacggtccggaggagaggtgccgtGTACCGGTTGTGGATGTTTTAGACCCCGAACTGCTGCGGGAGTTTCACCGTCGCTGGCCGGATtgccctgcacctcgccctccgggtcgtccccgagacCGTTTGGCGTCAccagctttctagccatcgccgctccatttttcatatttccatttgttttgtcttgttccatacacacctAGTTTTCATTTCCTAATCACACTGAATatatttagtcctctgttcccctccatgtctttgtgtgaaattgttttaTGTTATGTGGGTATGGTCACTTTTGTTCATGTTCCGTGTTTTGGGCACGTTTATGTACTTACATGTATGTGCTTTCGTTTGGACCGGAATAAAAAGTGTGCCTGATTTCGCCTCCAGTACACACCCGTAACAGTCAGACAGGTGCTAGTGACCCAGAGTACATATATAGTGCACCAGTTTTGCTGTCTCCTTCTGAAATAATTGCCACATATGTACTGAAAAATTCACAAtaatatagagcagacctaactcactctattaaattaatcaaaacatgaacattttacatttggatagaaattcaaaaggaaatgatcttaacagagaaaaatgtcttCCTGTGTGATACCTacatccccccactagaatccccatactttaatgaagacggCTTCTCCATCCTGGATGGGGAAATCAttaatttccaggcccagggacatgtgcTAGTCTGTGGTGATCTAAATGTGAGAACCGGACAAGAActtgacaccctcagcacacagggggataaacacctgcctggaggtgaaagcattccctcccccatatgcccccctaggcacaactatgacaataaccaacaaaaatgggtcacaactcctgcaacTCTGTCATACACtgggtatgtacagtacatagtcaatggtaggcatcgaggggactcctatggtaggtacacctatagctcatcccttggcagtagtactgtagactacattATTAttaacctcaacccagagtctctcagagcagtcacagtcagcccactgacacccctatcagatcacagcaaaatcacagtctacttgaacagagcaatactcaatcatggagcatcaaagccaaaggaactgaataatattaagaaatgttatagatggaaggaatgtaagAGAGAATACAGTATATGGCATGTGTTCAAAAGTGATTGGTGATCTATTTTTAGTACCACGAGTTTATTGACATCCTGTTCGGATGTTCTCTCGCTATTGAGTGAGTGCTTATGTAACATGATAGTGCAGCTGTTTTGGTTAAAGCAAATGTTTGCAATAAAAATGTCCTGGTGATTGATGTGTATGACCTTGTTGAACTGAAAGAAAATTTGAAACTGTTGGGAAATTTTGTAGAGAAGTTATGGATCTGCTGTGTATCTTGTAAACCCCTTGTATATGAAAAAGTAATTTCCGGGGTAGGTCTGCCAGAGTATAATTAAGACCTGTGAACACTACAAGCAACAAGTGAGATAAACTACAGTACATAAAACATGGCTCTGGACCAAATCTCTGCGTATTGTGTGTTTTTAAAAGCATGCACAGAGGGCAACTATTTTGTGCCTGTCTTTGGCCTCAGGTGGGGAGATTattccaacaagctttctctaacCTTAACcgtgttctgaacacctccaaagcaaaggtcatgtggttcggtaagaagaatgcccctcctcccacaggtgagcttgaggtagtcacctcatacaagtacttgggagtatggctagacggtgcactgtccttctctcagcacatatcaaagctgcaggctaaagttaaatctagatttggtttcctctattgtaatcgctcctctttcaccccagctgtcaaactaaccctgattcagatgaccatcctacccatgctagattacggagacataatttatagatcggcaggtaagagtgctctcgagtggctagatgttctttaccattcggctatcagatttgccaccaatgctccttataggacacatcactgcactataTACTCCTGTAAACCGGTCATCTCTGAATACCCATCGCAAGACgaactggttgatgcttatttataaaaacctCTTATGCCTcaccccccctatctgagatatctagtgcagccctcattctccacatacaacacccgttctgccagtcacaccCGTTCTACCAGTCACATTCTGCTCGCTATCATCCAGACGGCGagctcagtacaggtgcatcaaagcggggacaaagagacagaaaaacagcttccaactcaaggccatcagactgttcaacagccatcactaacattgagtggctgctgcagacatactgactcaactctagccactttaacaatggaaaaatgtatgtaataaatgtatcactagccactttaaacaataccactctatataatgtttacataccctacattactcatctcatgtgtatatactgtactctataccatctactgcatcttgcctatgccgttcggccatcactcattcatatatttttatgtacatattcttattaattcctttacacttgtgtgtataaggtagttgttgtgaaattgttaggttagattacttgttaggtattactgcatggtcggaactagaagcacaagcatttcgctacactcgcattaacatctgctaaccatgtgtatgtgacaaatacattttgatttgatttgtatgcaGTTTATATTACAACTTCTAGTGTTTTGTCTAAATGATTGTTCTTTAGTAAATAGGACACTCAACAGTGTGTTAGTCCGAGAAACATTAACTAGTTTTATGTTTGTGAAACCTTGAAATGTACACAATGTGAAGTGATTTTGTAACCATAGTTTTGAATGGGTAATTGTATCAAATATGTATCATTGTATGTTTGAATTGGCGTTCAACATAAACTCTTTTCCTCCCTGTCTTGTAAACCCATTCTTGTAAGTTGGAGCTACTGTACAGGATTTTCTGTGGCTGCTGTACAGTTTTGAGCACTTGACAAGACGTTGACATTTCTGGGTATGTCTCACCTGTAACATAATAATACTAATGattatgataataataatattctatattattttttttataataatacaaATCTGTCAATCAACCAAATGTATTTCTTAAAAGCCCTTTttgcatcagcagttgtcacaaagtgttttacagatacccagtctaaAAATCTAAGACCCATCAATGCATATGCTGAAGCACAGCATCTAGGAAACACTCCCTAGAAGTCCTAAACCAAGGATTAAgactagagaggaaccatgctCTGAGTGGACATTtaactagagaggaaccatgctCCAAGGGCTGTGCTGAGTGGACGTTTAAGAGTACATGTGCCCCTTATTGTTATTCAAGATGTTCCAACGTCCGTAGATGACCATTAGGGTCAGATAATAAACAGGTGGCTATAGAGTGGGCAAAAGTTCATCACTCAGCAGTCAATGTCATGTCTTTTGTCTTTTTcatagcctgagagagagagagagagagagagagagagagagagagagagagagagagaagatctaTAACATAAAGTTATCACATACGCACACTGTAATTATATTAATAATTTCCTCAAAATTGTCTTTCATAACTGTTGCAAAACATTGAAACGGTGTTAAATATTTTACTCTGGTATACATTGCgagaggtagtagagagagagagtaatattaCCCGGgtaagtgtgataaataaaaacatataccaatttcatttaagtaccaaaaaactgacagctgtgccatataaattgcaaaatagttgggaagagaattttgatgtacccattccatggcacatggttaatGAATTGATATGCAAAACAACACCAGATTCAAAACTTCAAATTTTTATatttaaattactatacaaaattaTTGCAACCAATGGAATGTTATGGACATGGGTGATACAATCTTTCCAGCTCTGAAGAGTTTGCTATGAGGAGGCAGAGtaattagatcatttattttggcatTGTCCATATGTAACTCGTTTTTGcacacaggtccaggaatggatgaagaattgcaacatttgcctcgAACTAACACTGCAGAAAGCACTACTGGGTgattcaataatataataattaattTATCAAAAatctttatttttaatttacaatctgtagaagctatgagaatagaaaggttcagtacttttgtgaaacatcacagcacagttgaaaaatatacgccaaatagaaatccaaaatggatggtgttaagagatagatgggaggggttgaatggagctgaagggtgggactaataacaagataaccaatgtaaaacatacggtgTCTATTAAATGTATgtaggttcagaaatgttgtgaaataccacagttacaaatagaaatcaaactggatgaaCATCAGAAATaaaggaaggactaaaaacaaactaaatataactattgtaaaatagattgtgtctgtaaaatgtgtataagatgtataaactgaaggtagaagcctaagtgttattgtttattagtttactccaattgggggaagggtggtagggtttgtggagaataataaaggtatattctaaaaaaaagtgtgtttatctatataggtatgtgtatgtatatgtgtgtatatgtgtaatCGGTTgtgcgttgtgtgtggttgattgagactatagacgtggactttggagatcaggttGTTTTAATGAATCAGAATTCACTCTCTGCATCCTGCATCCAGAAGAAAATAAAACAGTTGTAGAGCACCTATGTTCTGcgaatcgtcgcctctttctctcatagtgcatcaaaatgattttaGAATACAAAAATGAGTACAGCCTCTCCTTACTATGCATCAACACATAACATATATTTTACATAGATAAAACCACATATCTGCATccaaaaacaaaataaaacatttgtagagaaTATATGTTCTGCGAATCGTCCCCTCTTTCTACAACATATGCACAATACAAGGGACTGGGATCATTTGAGGTGCTAGCCATTGTTCACACATACAATAAATGGCCTGCTAATACCTTAGCTAGCTTTTACCCACATGTTGAATACAGAATGTTAATTTCATCCTAAAAAGTACAAgtacggcctcccgggtggcgcagtgcagctgtgccaccagagactctgggttcgtgcccaggctccttcgtaaccggccgcgaaactaggcaagttagttaagaacaaattcttatttacaatgacggcctaccccagccaaatcctcccctaatccagatgacgctaggccaattgtgtgccgccctatgggactcccgatcaaggccggttgtgatacagccgggatcgaaccagggtctgtagtaacatctctagcacagagatgcagtgccttagactgctgcaccacttgggagggcCTAGGTGAATGCAATAAGTGTAAGTaactctggataagaacgtctgctaaatgactaacatgtaaatgtaaaatgggTTGTAAAAATACATGAAACATGCCCTGGGTGTGGGGAAAATGAGGAAATAAAGGTTTTTATCACAATCAACATCACATTGGATCACttttaaatgcggaagacacatttcagttgaatacattcaggtggaactgactaggtatccccttaacggaagacacatttcagttgaatgcattcagttgcacaactgactaggtatccccctttccctttcccttttatTTGGGTTCAGTTTAAATTGTTCTATTCAGCCTGCCATCCAGATGGTGGCAGTAACGCATAGTTGGGATGTCAACCGCTGCTAAAATTCCAAAGCAAAGAAGAACTAGAAACGAATTCATTTACACAGTCTGGAGGGGGGCATTGAACGACTCGTATTCATCCGTCAACGAAACGAACCAAGGAAATATATTTAACAGTCCTATCAACCTGAAGTCATTTTTAGAGTTGCGCCAGGCCCCCTCCCAAATATTGACTGAAAATAGTAGATTTCTAGACTGAATCATGGCGGATTCGAGCAACAGTGCTGCTTCGACTGGAGCTACAGGCTCGAATACTGGTGCCGCCGGGGCTGTTGAGCCGGAGCGAGCTACTGGAGCTGCGGGGATCAAGCCCGTGTTGGAGATGGTAAAGGGGCAGAACTTTGACGTTGGACCCCGCTATGTCAACCTCTCGTACATCGGGGAAGGGGCCTATGGAATGGTTTGGTAAGAGAAAATAAACAATGTTCGCCGTAAAAACGTTGCCTtcagtatttatatatatattttaaacaagcCAGCTAAGCTTCGCCTGAAGGCGTTGGCTAGCTcactgcctcctcatatcgcctaATAATTGACATATTGACAACTAACGTTATCTGGATGTAAACGCACAAGTCTGCACATACCCTTGTTGTGTATTCAATTGCACTTAACGTTACCACTGGTAGTGAAACTATTTATACGTagttaactggctagctagcaaCAGATTGACAGCGTTTGGctcacttagctagctaacgttacagtaGTTAGGCTTGTAGGTAGTTACTAGCTAGCTACGCTGTGTGGTTTTACTATGTTTTGATGCCCACCTATTGTATCCCAGTAACGTGCATAATTGCATAAAACGAACAAGCTAGTTTCTACAAGACAAAGCATACGTCATTTGTAGTACATTGGGGCAAACAACGCTAGCAATCTAGCTAGTTTGCAAACTAACTAGCTATATTATAACCGCAACGcaggctaacttgctagctaaaaACGTTATCTTACAATTAGCTACCTAACTAGCTAAGTCGCTAATAGGCGTGGTTATTATGAGGCTGCCAAAATCTTTTTCAATACAGGAAGTGGGATGAAGTGATTGCGCAGGTCTTTGTAATCTTGATACATTTAAACAGTCCATCGTTACTAGCTAGTTAGTTACCGGTAGCTAACTAAACAGTTCGTTGGTTAGTTAACCAACCTCACTGATCGTACCACTAGTTTTCTAATAGAAAATGTCTCGCGAGGCTTTCTGTGCAATGTTGCATAGTGCACAAGGTGGGCGAGAGAATTGTTTAATTAAGCAAGATCAAAGATTGAGTTTAGCACGATTTCAGATGTTTTTATTGGTCCTTTTATGGTAAAGGAAACCATACTTTACAGCTATATGCAGTATCAACATTTTATCTACGTCTTGTAGGTGTATGGATGTCAAGTCAGCAAGGCAAGTTTTGACTTGTGAGTCAGGGCAAGCATTTCTGGCCTTATCCAAGTTATCTAAACAATGGGAAAGTGTTACACCATTATTTCATACATGACATTTTTGACCAAATGCAGAACTTCCTAGGGCACGCCATAGCAAGCACACTCTGAATGTAATCAAAACCGTGTATAGActgaatatttatttttaatggCTCAAGAATGGCTTTTACATTTCCTTGACAGTTGTATTTACTAAGTTGTCAATTAGAGCCTAACCTTTAATAATTCAATATGAGCCCCTCTTCTGCAATGGTTCCTCTGGTTGTCTCATTGTGCTCATGCTCACGTGTCAGTCATCACTGTGTCACTATTATAAAGAACTGCCATGTCATATGCAATGTGCTGGGCTTATTGTGCAGGTTGTAACTGGAgccctctcttccccatctctcccccacatctttctctctccctgtctctctcttacaTCCCATCTCTCCTACCTCTCCCCCATATGTctccctctatcttctctctcctccaccccacgCAGCTCGGCCAATGACGGCATGACAGATTCTCGCGTCGCCATTAAGAAGATCAGTCCATTTGAGCATCAGACGTACTGTCAGCGCACACTGAGGGAGATCAAGATCCTGCTGCGGTTCCGCCATGAAAACATAATCGGCATCAACGACATCCTGAGGGCCCGCCGCATCGAGTGCATGAGGGACGTGTATTCTTTTACccggaaagggggatacctagtcagttgtacaactgaatacattcaaatgaaatgtgtcttccacatttaacccaacccatctGAATCAGAGACAAATGGGGaaactggctctctctctgtctctgtctgacaacAGAATAGGCCTAATTTAAATAATAGTAATAAAAGAACCGAAATATGCAGGGAAGAGCATGCCCAGAGCTAATGGCTGAACAGTACCCGGATTGAAATTGGACTGGGAGAGAAGGCCAacgttgttattattattattattattttttacatctgCTCCACCCACCTGCAAAATTACACAAGCATGGCTCCTCGCTCCACTCAGCTCACATGCTCTGGTGTggtattaaaaaaatattcagCTTTTCTCCACTCATATAAAATGACGTAGTATTGCATGACATGGGTTTATCAAAGGCTATTTTTTTTCTCAGACCAGCAAATACCTTGATAGATTTATGCAAttcatccaggctgtatcacaaccggccgtgattgggagtcccaattgttcctaactgacttgcgtagttaaatagaggtaaatacattttaaaaaatgcttttattataaagttTAAAAAACAGTTTCTGAAACTGCATAGCTAAGGCTCTAGTCTGTCCAAGGAGTGAGGGTAAATGGTATGCATTTTCTCTGCTATCTAccttgttttaattattattttgggtataggggagggtccaAAAAAATTACATTTGTGGGAGGGTCTGGTACAAATATATTTTACTGAAGGGGgggccatccattttcatttaAAAGTTGTTTGAGTTTTCTCCAAGTATCCCTCATTATAAATGTGCAGTCCCTAAATGTTTTGCATGAGTGCAGTATTTCCTTGTTCCTAGGTTGATGACTTAACCTTTGTTTTCAGTGTTATAATTCCCTGCAGAAGCATTGTAAAATAAGCAAATTCATTGGACCTGCGCTGAAGCGAAAATTACTGGAAGTAAATGTTAGCAATACAGGGGGGACTACGCGATATTATTATGGGTGTGTAAAGGCCTTTATGTTTACTAAAACTCCACCAAAAATTCACACTGAATACAGGGAATTGTTTACGGTCAGGTTTAAATGGATATGTGGTTGTTGACCCGTAGTGCCTGTAACTGTCATATTCCTCCTCGTCCTCTGTTGTCTCTTTAAATGGCGCCCCCTGCTGGTTCCCAGCTATATAGTGCTGAACCTTATGGAGACGGACCTTTTCAAGCCTAGATCTAACAGAATAACATGGGTTATGGTTGGGTCCCCCTCTGTTCGTTAGGCTCCTTAACCCCTTGTTTCCCAGCTACATAGTGCAGGACCTGATGGAGACAGATCTGTACAAGCTCCTGAAGACCCAGATGTTGAGCAACGACCACACCTGCTACTTCTTGTACCAGATCCTGAGAGGCCTGAAGTACATCCACTCTGCCAACGTGCTGCACCGTGACCTCAAGCCCTCCAACCTGCTCATCAACACCACCTGCGACCTCAAGGTAATGATAACCAGAATACTACTACTAACCCTATctacaatactactactgctaactCCAAACTATAACTAACCCCAACTGTAACCTTAAGGCATGGTTAGCTACCCATTGGTCTAAGATTGGGGCTGATATTTATAAAACGTTTCAGTATAAGTGCTGTTCTATGCCTTGTATTGCCTTGTCAATTCTTTTTTATTTATGtagctaggcaagtcaattaagaacaaattcttattttacaatgacggcctacccaggccaaatcCTCCCCAAAtcaggacaacgctgggccagttgtgcgccaccctatgggactacagatcactgccggttgtgatacaaccctggatcaaaccagggtctgtagtaacgcctctagcactgagatgcagtgcctttgaccgctgcgccacttgggagccttAACTATTGCCTACCACTGGGCGCGAACTCGTGATACTCAGTGCCGAAGCGTGTTGCTCAGACCACTGTGCTACGGCAGTTCACTAATGGACAGGAggcacctgatcctagatcagcactttttCTCTGAGACACTTATGAATATGCCCATGTTTACCTTAGCTATCACCCAATCATAACCATTAGAGAGTGGGGAAATCTAACCTTGGACCAGTGGTTAGGGTCTAACCAAGGTGTGAAGAAAAGTATCTACTCTATAACCAGAAGAGGGCGTTGTGAGGATTTGCTGGCATGAACAGGCCCGTATttattccgccgattctgttgcaaattGTTTCTTAAGTTGAAGCTTTGCATATGTGTGTCTACATGCTTCTCTGCGTGTTTTAACGAGCCTCTTCCGTCAGATCTGTGACTTTGGGCTGGCACGGATAGCTGACCCAGAGCATGACCACACAGGCTTCCTGACAGAGTATGTGGCTACGCGCTGGTACAGGGCTCCTGAGATCATGCTCAActccaaggtgtgtgtgtgtggactgtgcATTGATTCCATGTCTGTGGACCATGTTTTCTCTGTCAGGGCTACGCCTAGTCCTTTGTGTATGTGAATGAATGTGTTTGTACTAACTCCGTGTGTTATTCAGGGCTACTCCAAGTCCATTGATATCTGGTCAGTGGGCTGTATCCTGGCTGAGATGCTGTCCAACAGGCCCATCTTCCCTGGGAAGCACTACCTGGACcagctcaaccacatactgggtGAGAGACAGGTTGTGATCCAAATGGCAGCCTaatccctatctagtgcacttcttttgaccagagccttatgggccctagtcaaaagtagtacaatataaagggaatagggtgtgacaCTCCCTCAAACCTTTGCATGACTTGCTGTGTGCTCTTTTCTGAAATACCCTTTGGAAATATCCTTGACTTTGGCTTCTGTCTGTGAGAAGGGTGGACATGCTGAACTTGccttatacactgaacaaaaatagatcCTCAGTATCTTGTCACGGTATatctatgcattcaaattgccattggtaaaattaaattgtgttcgttgtctgtag includes:
- the LOC110521892 gene encoding mitogen-activated protein kinase 1, translated to MADSSNSAASTGATGSNTGAAGAVEPERATGAAGIKPVLEMVKGQNFDVGPRYVNLSYIGEGAYGMVCSANDGMTDSRVAIKKISPFEHQTYCQRTLREIKILLRFRHENIIGINDILRARRIECMRDVYIVQDLMETDLYKLLKTQMLSNDHTCYFLYQILRGLKYIHSANVLHRDLKPSNLLINTTCDLKICDFGLARIADPEHDHTGFLTEYVATRWYRAPEIMLNSKGYSKSIDIWSVGCILAEMLSNRPIFPGKHYLDQLNHILGILGSPTPDDLNCIINMKARNYLQSLPEKPKVPWNKLFPKADSKALDLLGRMLTFNPIKRITVEEALAHPYLEQYYDPTDEPVAEEPFTFTMELDDLPKEKLKELIFEETLRFQATYQGS